A part of Solea solea chromosome 8, fSolSol10.1, whole genome shotgun sequence genomic DNA contains:
- the LOC131464587 gene encoding arrestin domain-containing protein 3-like → MPTVDNLTIIYDALNEYETFSPGDTITGKVVLVLSKDTKAQSLYIKAKGDANVRWTRKSGDKTHTYHAHRRYFKLKQFLIPESSAETDISRGSHVYPFRFTIPSQEMPPSFKAAHGSIIYRLDAVLSRSWRMDHNESKELKFASKFVSNLQSLMAPQVGSTKKEMGLFSKGHVHMDVTINKRAYAPGETVVIAAKVNNSSSSDMTPKYSLTRSLVYRANASTKHERYVVHKIVDDKSIKPQTQTEVQCTMKIPDGEMPTIQNCEIISVEYEIKVYLDISFASDPEVVFPVVIIPPLLLSDHQSGGAVGPYPAGAIGGPSNSDFPPQAVGPYPSPFHQGLQSHPAPAPAYPPVMYPALPPHVAGGYNNPMPQQHGPYASPFSSSSSAAVLHPPPSVPTFHPPPSAPEIKPQLPPSYDMSTNAPPTHNLPPSAPMMNVDFLSQSDEAPPAYNFLFPPFAPENSNSK, encoded by the exons ATGCCTACTGTTGACAACCTGACGATCATTTACGACGCGCTCAACGAGTACGAAACGTTTTCGCCCGGAGACACGATAACGGGAAAAGTCGTACTGGTCCTGTCGAAGGACACCAAAGCGCAAAGTCTGTATATTAAAGCCAAGGGGGACGCTAATGTGCGGTGGACGAGAAAGTCCGGAGACAAAACTCATACATACCATGCACACAGGAGATACTTCAAACTGAAGCAGTTTTTAATTCCAGAGTCTTCGGCGG AAACTGACATTTCTCGAGGGAGCCATGTCTACCCATTCAGATTTACCATACCATCACA AGAGATGCCGCCATCCTTCAAGGCAGCTCATGGATCCATCATTTACCGGCTGGACGCTGTACTGTCCAGGAGCTGGAGGATGGACCACAACGAATCAAAGGAGTTAAAATTCGCCTCAAAGTTCGTTTCAAACCTACAATCACTGATG GCTCCTCAAGTTGGTTccacaaaaaaagagatggGGCTCTTCTCAAAAGGACATGTACACATGGACGTCACTATAAACAAGAGAGCGTATGCTCCAG GTGAAACCGTGGTGATTGCTGCAAAAGTCAACAATTCCTCATCCAGTGACATGACGCCCAAATACAGTCTGACCCGGAGTTTGGTGTACCGCGCCAACGCGAGTACCAAACATGAGAGATACGTTGTCCACAAAATTGTGGACGACAAGAGTATCAAACCCCAAACACAGACTGAGGTCCAGTGTACCATGAAGATTCCCGATGGTGAGATGCCGACGATCCAGAATTGTGAGATCATCTCAGTCGAATACGAAATAAAG gtCTACCTGGACATCAGTTTTGCATCCGATCCAGAGGTTGTTTTCCCAGTGGTCATTATTCCTCCGCTTCTTCTTTCTGACCATCAATCTGGTGGAGCTGTGGGTCCCTATCCAGCTGGAGCTATCGGTGGCCCTAGTAACAGCGACTTCCCTCCCCAAGCTGTGGGTCCGTATCCTTCACCCTTCCACCAGGGACTTCAGAGCCATCCAGCTCCAGCACCTGCATACCCACCTGTTATGTACCCCGCACTGCCGCCACACGTAGCTGGAGGCTACAATAACCCAATGCCACAGCAGCATGGTCCCTATGCGTCTCCGTTTTCGTCTTCATCCTCCGCCGCTGTTCTTCACCCACCGCCTTCTGTCCCGACATTTCATCCACCCCCGTCCGCCCCAGAGATCAAGCCACAGCTTCCTCCATCTTACGACATGTCCACAAATGCTCCACCCACTCACAACTTGCCTCCTTCTGCGCCAATGATGAACGTGGACTTCTTGTCTCAGTCCGACGAAGCTCCCCCAGCATATAACTTCCTTTTCCCACCATTTGCGCCTGAAAACTCCAATTCAAAATGA